Proteins encoded in a region of the Paenibacillus sp. E222 genome:
- a CDS encoding AraC family transcriptional regulator has product MVTPLEVRHINGVGWYEEAVQSQATWRLSLVTYGKCVYWVNGEKQIMEKGELLLIPAGIPYYGKSIPTVTHTQIVVQLQGDHAQGLPALERSEALRHKPGCYELIHERMKAIQQQWQERPSYYVMMSQALLMEVLIYINRELDRGVIPPERHLHAERMKRYIERHYREKVTKEELGDEIGKTPNYAAALFKSMTNQTISQYVHDQRMKRAVYLLTESQLSIQEIAEFLGYRDLSYFYRIFKRLMGSPPSDLLHERPPIV; this is encoded by the coding sequence ATGGTCACTCCATTAGAAGTACGACACATTAATGGTGTCGGTTGGTACGAAGAAGCGGTGCAGTCACAGGCCACTTGGCGGTTAAGCCTGGTTACTTATGGAAAATGTGTATATTGGGTGAACGGAGAGAAGCAGATCATGGAGAAAGGTGAGCTGCTGCTAATTCCCGCCGGCATTCCGTATTACGGCAAAAGTATTCCTACCGTAACTCACACGCAAATTGTTGTTCAATTACAGGGGGATCATGCACAAGGTTTGCCTGCGCTGGAACGGAGTGAGGCCTTGCGACATAAGCCCGGATGTTATGAACTGATCCATGAACGTATGAAAGCTATCCAACAACAATGGCAGGAACGTCCGTCTTATTATGTCATGATGAGCCAAGCCTTATTGATGGAAGTGCTTATTTATATAAACAGGGAGCTGGACCGCGGTGTTATTCCACCGGAGAGACATCTTCATGCGGAGCGGATGAAGCGATACATTGAGCGGCATTACCGAGAGAAAGTTACGAAAGAAGAGCTCGGGGATGAGATCGGTAAAACTCCTAATTACGCAGCCGCGTTATTTAAAAGCATGACAAATCAGACGATCAGCCAATATGTTCATGATCAACGGATGAAAAGGGCAGTGTATTTGCTTACCGAGTCACAGCTCTCCATTCAGGAAATTGCAGAATTTCTCGGATACCGAGATCTGTCTTATTTTTACCGGATATTCAAGCGTTTAATGGGAAGCCCTCCATCTGATCTGCTCCATGAACGTCCACCCATTGTATGA
- a CDS encoding SRPBCC family protein: MELKYEFYINAGQEEVWNALISPDGTRSSFFGSELRSNFQPGQPFAYVGPGNDGAETVHVYGDILEFEPLSLLSYLEHPGPSYHANHAELQSRVVFQLEKVGECTKLTLINDQFTDNHPSFANAQSSWWMILSSIKTWVETGETLNFGW, encoded by the coding sequence ATGGAATTAAAATATGAGTTCTATATTAATGCCGGACAGGAAGAGGTGTGGAATGCCCTGATCTCGCCGGATGGTACACGGAGCAGCTTTTTTGGCAGCGAACTTCGTTCTAATTTCCAACCAGGTCAGCCGTTTGCCTATGTAGGGCCTGGGAATGACGGTGCAGAGACGGTTCATGTATACGGCGATATTCTGGAATTCGAACCTCTATCTTTGTTAAGTTACCTTGAGCATCCTGGACCTTCCTACCACGCTAATCACGCTGAGCTTCAATCCAGAGTAGTGTTTCAGCTGGAGAAGGTGGGGGAATGTACGAAATTAACCCTGATCAACGACCAATTTACGGACAACCATCCATCCTTTGCGAACGCACAGAGTAGCTGGTGGATGATATTGAGCAGTATCAAGACATGGGTAGAGACAGGCGAAACGCTGAATTTTGGCTGGTAA
- a CDS encoding WecB/TagA/CpsF family glycosyltransferase, giving the protein MNQTTNIMGIPFPNITMDQTVTILGDVVDQRQSELFHVITGNPEIVMSCQKDQALRSVVDQAGLITADGAGIVMVSRFRGGQLTERVTGCDLLFRLLEEGRRKNWSFYMLGAEESVSKRAVEVITQNYPGVIVHGRHHGFFTTGEEQNIVEEIHEAQPDFLIVALGAPHAEHWINKYRHQLNARVAIGVGGSLDILAGKTKRAPAIWQKLNLEWLYRLLSQPSRWRRQLILPRFAVRALLFREQR; this is encoded by the coding sequence ATGAACCAAACAACAAATATTATGGGAATTCCTTTTCCCAATATAACTATGGATCAGACGGTTACGATTCTTGGTGATGTAGTCGATCAGAGACAATCCGAACTGTTCCATGTCATCACAGGCAATCCGGAAATCGTCATGTCCTGCCAGAAGGATCAGGCGCTTCGTTCGGTCGTGGATCAGGCAGGGCTTATTACCGCTGACGGCGCGGGCATTGTTATGGTATCCCGCTTTCGGGGTGGACAATTGACCGAACGGGTAACAGGTTGTGACCTGCTTTTTCGTTTGTTGGAGGAAGGACGCAGGAAGAATTGGTCCTTTTATATGCTCGGGGCAGAAGAAAGTGTCAGTAAGCGGGCTGTAGAAGTTATTACGCAAAACTATCCGGGCGTCATTGTTCATGGCAGACATCATGGATTTTTCACAACGGGCGAGGAGCAAAACATTGTAGAAGAGATTCACGAGGCACAACCTGATTTTCTTATCGTGGCCCTGGGAGCACCCCATGCTGAACACTGGATCAACAAATATCGCCATCAACTCAATGCTCGTGTAGCCATCGGAGTCGGGGGAAGCCTGGATATTCTGGCCGGCAAAACCAAACGAGCACCTGCCATATGGCAGAAGCTTAACTTGGAATGGCTTTATCGACTGCTCAGCCAGCCTTCCAGATGGCGCAGACAACTTATTTTGCCACGTTTCGCTGTTCGTGCGTTGCTGTTCAGGGAGCAAAGGTAA
- a CDS encoding AAA family ATPase → MIGEQSMIKLRPNKIHIIGSVGSGKSTLARHLSARLDLPYYELDNIVWHRVPQGQDIRNSPETRDTLLQKAVDSNQWIIEGVHYKWVASSFEQADLIVYLNTPVWKRNVRILKRFTVQKLGLEQGNYRQTFTMLWKMYTWSYHHDRKEKALIMAFLQPHQHKLCMVRNEAELTRYLEESTR, encoded by the coding sequence ATGATCGGTGAACAATCCATGATCAAACTCAGGCCAAACAAAATACATATTATCGGCTCAGTCGGTAGCGGCAAGTCTACACTGGCCCGCCATTTATCCGCGAGGTTAGACCTTCCTTATTATGAGCTCGACAACATAGTGTGGCACCGTGTACCTCAAGGACAGGATATTCGCAATAGTCCGGAGACACGGGACACCCTTCTGCAAAAAGCTGTGGATTCCAATCAGTGGATTATTGAAGGTGTGCACTATAAATGGGTAGCAAGCAGTTTTGAGCAGGCTGATCTTATCGTCTATTTAAATACCCCCGTGTGGAAAAGGAATGTGCGCATTCTCAAACGTTTCACAGTACAGAAGCTCGGGCTGGAACAGGGAAATTACCGACAGACATTCACCATGCTCTGGAAGATGTATACATGGAGCTATCATCATGACCGTAAGGAAAAGGCGCTAATCATGGCGTTTTTGCAGCCTCACCAACATAAATTGTGTATGGTTCGTAACGAAGCAGAATTGACTAGATACCTGGAGGAATCGACAAGATGA
- the pyk gene encoding pyruvate kinase, whose product MLKTKIICTMGPACDSIELLKVMIQEGMTVARLNMAHGELEDHVARINNIRKAASELNTYVPIMMDIKGPEVRIGKLKEASCHLQAGKELILTTEEILGDAERISVNYPELNLVVKPGDRILIDDGLVDLTVLSVEGSDIHCKIISGGILKPRKGVNLPGIKTTLPGVTERDVMHIGFGIENGIEIIAASFVRKGDDIREIRSILKERGVDHVQIISKIENQEGMTNLDDIIEASDGIMVARGDLGVEVPIEDVPMMQKEMIDKCNRAGKPVIVATHMLESMQVNPRPTRSEVSDVANAVLQGADVVMLSGESAAGKYPVQSVRTMAAVARRAETMIDYKEQFNQKSAQQVADITEVISQGAVSSSLVLNAKAIITSTESGFTARMISKYRPKAPIIAVTQHEEVLAKICLLSGVIPVMGDKVTTTDEMFESATRNAIKTGYIEKGDIIVLSAGVPIGQSGNTNLIKVQQV is encoded by the coding sequence ATGTTGAAAACAAAAATTATTTGTACTATGGGACCTGCTTGTGACTCAATCGAATTGTTAAAAGTAATGATCCAGGAAGGGATGACGGTTGCCCGTCTGAATATGGCTCATGGTGAGCTGGAAGATCACGTGGCACGGATTAACAATATCCGCAAAGCAGCTTCCGAATTGAATACGTATGTACCGATTATGATGGATATCAAGGGACCGGAAGTTCGTATTGGCAAACTGAAAGAAGCATCCTGCCATCTGCAAGCAGGTAAAGAGCTTATCCTGACTACCGAAGAAATTCTTGGTGACGCTGAGCGTATTTCGGTAAACTATCCGGAATTGAACCTTGTTGTAAAACCTGGCGATCGCATCCTCATTGATGATGGTTTAGTGGATCTGACTGTACTGTCCGTGGAGGGATCAGATATTCACTGTAAAATCATCAGCGGCGGCATTCTGAAACCACGTAAAGGGGTTAACTTGCCAGGAATCAAAACGACTTTGCCAGGTGTAACGGAACGTGACGTTATGCACATCGGATTCGGAATCGAAAACGGTATCGAAATCATCGCTGCTTCCTTTGTTCGTAAAGGCGACGACATTCGTGAAATTCGCAGCATCCTGAAAGAACGCGGTGTAGATCATGTACAAATCATCTCCAAAATCGAAAACCAGGAAGGTATGACCAACCTGGACGATATCATTGAAGCATCTGACGGTATCATGGTAGCTCGTGGAGATCTCGGGGTTGAAGTACCAATCGAAGACGTTCCTATGATGCAAAAAGAAATGATCGATAAATGTAACCGCGCAGGTAAACCGGTTATCGTCGCAACGCACATGTTGGAATCGATGCAAGTGAATCCGCGTCCAACTCGTTCGGAAGTTAGTGACGTTGCTAACGCTGTTCTTCAAGGCGCAGACGTTGTGATGTTGTCTGGTGAATCGGCAGCAGGTAAATACCCAGTACAATCCGTGCGCACAATGGCAGCTGTTGCTCGCCGTGCTGAAACGATGATTGATTACAAAGAACAATTCAACCAAAAATCCGCTCAACAAGTAGCTGACATTACCGAAGTTATCAGTCAGGGAGCAGTTAGTTCCTCCCTTGTCCTGAATGCCAAAGCGATCATCACATCTACCGAGAGTGGATTTACGGCGCGCATGATCTCCAAATATCGTCCAAAAGCACCGATCATTGCGGTTACACAGCATGAAGAAGTACTTGCGAAAATCTGTCTGCTCTCCGGTGTCATTCCGGTTATGGGCGACAAAGTAACGACAACCGATGAAATGTTTGAGTCCGCTACACGCAATGCAATTAAAACCGGTTATATTGAAAAAGGCGACATCATCGTATTGTCCGCTGGCGTACCGATTGGTCAATCCGGTAACACCAACTTGATCAAAGTTCAACAAGTATAA
- a CDS encoding DUF4073 domain-containing protein: protein MIYPKKFGIAAAATIALTLSSSSAFAESSTTSFKDLSKASSWAQSFIQEAQEKGLLSGDRQGMFYPLQEVSRQEIAMAITKLMQLPVQEFSSTTFSDVPNETWSAQAIDAVHNHGWMLGDNNGYFRPKNSVTREELATILTRITQNKDIDPKEEERQLSNLKDEKNISTWAKQSVNSVVSSGLMTGSNGSFYPKQYVLRQELAAILIRLDSQNSVSNLQFIQKINDENVIIGDKTYQVADNLKALFTSKNEPVLQNAGIQFKAENGVITQVLELKLVTPGKAAVSGKPEFSGNLVLDGGKISVEKDLTVAADYITIKNISIKGNLEISSEVNNDFYAEQISVLGTTYVNGGDDNTVVFDQSNLQNMRIAKEDVRVESLNKTVVKEVQIESKLSGLWGDNSITYETVSIGQGVQNASLYAHIRNLEVNAGDKEITISGTGHIDSMTIQGSGAINVQNAKVIGTVTVNERSAKVSLPANVIVQKIVLPEGVSPEQVILNYDKVKSQIATINGTPNPSYTPPVTGGGGSSNSGANGGSSGGTSPSNPGTNPTTPTPSTGYPFIEGTSYQNRMETSADGLVTVNQTGTIYYMAVRLDDNVRPTAEQIKNGTLTEDVPFANGVVQATANQLTTFKIEGLEQSKAYGIWAVFKNSDTGEETKPSYIMSVSNYLPNSEDILPFKKKNLEQIRIQFTGVLTPPITSVTDPSAIVEGGHLRNYGYGFIEINSIEWDLTIPDMPILNLNFDPVTLGDGTSYRLDWTYVKNALSIKFTSSNGTPTAHGFGGFGTYTGPEVVNLITKQLAIEIGSIVDPTQAEEVMHLLEAYPSPLKQELGLIEFNAQHYQKALAEQAGKYTTYSDVKEIVEAVNQQYPAPSTNEATAIRSLNSAQSASLMESYIKRYASALNIDLTAFNNLNAASRIEIGKIILEYREQLPQGEFTGIAQIRSYYDLAYEVVSSAPTTLNFSDTDTRVGLIGGDVVWTPGVNEDKVSSYEIIWGSQGREIASINRVDKDGSNRYTIAEGTSIPEGATQLLVRALLQDGTETAPIYITLKDTLPAAPEQPSIDNDDAKNILIGADSTMEFSVDGGTNWHNYDEENPPIFPGRVFVQVRVQADPVNQVPAGKAKTVSFVDNVVMYAGINDISNTFDTNYISSAMEYSSDNGETWTTYDENNPPQFPGDLTILLREKGGQYLPAAPAKSFTFKSKVNIFKGGNTLSASTSAIEYSKNGEEWIKFVPQQVVTFQPGDSVDVREAAYGSFPAGAIETITFD from the coding sequence TTGATTTATCCCAAAAAATTTGGTATTGCTGCTGCTGCAACGATTGCACTCACATTAAGCAGTTCAAGTGCTTTTGCAGAATCCAGTACCACCTCATTCAAAGACCTGAGTAAGGCATCCTCATGGGCTCAATCCTTTATTCAAGAAGCACAAGAAAAAGGATTGCTTAGCGGAGATCGGCAGGGTATGTTTTATCCACTTCAAGAAGTTTCAAGACAAGAAATTGCAATGGCCATCACTAAATTAATGCAACTACCTGTACAGGAATTTAGCTCCACAACGTTCTCTGATGTTCCAAATGAAACATGGAGTGCACAAGCTATTGATGCAGTACATAATCATGGTTGGATGCTGGGAGATAACAATGGTTACTTCCGTCCAAAGAACTCTGTGACAAGGGAAGAATTAGCAACTATTTTAACCCGTATTACTCAAAATAAAGATATAGATCCTAAAGAAGAAGAGCGCCAACTAAGTAATCTAAAAGACGAAAAAAACATCTCTACATGGGCTAAACAATCAGTTAATTCTGTTGTATCTTCCGGCTTAATGACAGGTAGTAATGGTAGCTTCTATCCTAAACAGTATGTGCTTCGTCAAGAATTAGCAGCTATTTTAATTCGACTCGATTCACAAAACAGTGTGAGTAATCTTCAGTTCATACAGAAAATTAATGATGAAAATGTGATTATTGGAGATAAGACCTATCAAGTAGCAGATAATTTGAAGGCATTATTCACATCCAAGAATGAACCTGTTCTACAAAACGCAGGCATTCAATTTAAAGCTGAAAATGGCGTTATTACACAAGTACTTGAATTGAAGCTTGTAACTCCAGGTAAGGCTGCAGTCTCAGGAAAACCTGAATTTTCAGGAAACCTTGTACTCGACGGGGGTAAAATATCTGTTGAAAAAGACCTGACTGTTGCTGCAGATTATATAACAATTAAGAATATCTCTATAAAAGGCAACTTGGAAATATCATCTGAAGTGAATAACGATTTTTACGCGGAACAAATATCTGTATTAGGGACTACATATGTAAATGGTGGAGACGATAACACCGTTGTCTTTGACCAATCGAATCTTCAAAATATGAGAATTGCCAAAGAAGATGTCCGTGTTGAGTCTTTAAACAAGACAGTAGTTAAAGAAGTACAGATCGAATCCAAGCTCTCAGGGTTATGGGGAGATAACTCCATAACCTATGAAACTGTGAGTATAGGTCAAGGAGTACAGAACGCTTCTTTATATGCACATATTCGTAATCTTGAGGTTAACGCCGGTGATAAAGAAATAACAATATCCGGGACAGGTCATATTGATTCTATGACCATCCAAGGTTCCGGAGCGATCAACGTTCAAAACGCCAAAGTGATTGGTACGGTCACCGTTAACGAACGTTCAGCAAAAGTATCTCTTCCAGCGAATGTAATTGTCCAAAAAATTGTACTTCCAGAAGGTGTCTCACCAGAACAAGTGATTTTGAATTACGATAAAGTTAAATCACAAATTGCAACAATTAACGGGACACCGAATCCAAGCTATACACCACCGGTCACCGGGGGAGGAGGTTCCTCTAATAGTGGAGCAAATGGAGGCAGTTCAGGGGGGACAAGCCCGTCTAACCCTGGAACAAATCCAACAACGCCTACACCTTCAACAGGATATCCTTTTATTGAAGGAACTAGTTATCAGAACCGAATGGAAACATCCGCTGATGGCCTAGTCACCGTAAACCAAACGGGGACGATCTATTATATGGCCGTTCGGTTAGATGATAATGTACGCCCTACTGCAGAGCAAATAAAGAATGGAACACTTACTGAAGATGTACCATTTGCAAACGGCGTTGTACAAGCAACAGCTAACCAATTAACAACCTTTAAAATTGAAGGCTTAGAGCAATCAAAAGCATATGGTATTTGGGCCGTTTTCAAAAATAGCGATACAGGTGAAGAAACTAAACCTAGCTATATCATGTCGGTAAGCAATTACTTGCCTAATAGTGAGGATATCTTGCCATTTAAAAAGAAAAACCTTGAACAAATTAGGATTCAGTTCACTGGTGTGCTTACACCACCAATTACTAGTGTGACCGATCCATCTGCTATTGTAGAAGGCGGGCATCTCAGAAACTATGGTTATGGTTTTATTGAAATTAATTCGATAGAGTGGGATTTAACTATTCCGGATATGCCTATCCTTAATTTAAACTTTGACCCAGTCACACTGGGAGATGGAACTTCCTATAGATTAGACTGGACCTATGTAAAAAATGCTCTGTCTATTAAATTTACAAGCTCTAACGGTACACCTACTGCTCATGGGTTTGGTGGGTTTGGGACTTATACAGGTCCGGAAGTCGTGAATCTTATTACCAAACAGCTCGCTATCGAAATAGGAAGCATTGTTGATCCAACCCAGGCTGAAGAGGTTATGCACCTTCTTGAAGCATACCCTTCTCCGTTAAAACAAGAATTAGGCTTGATTGAGTTTAATGCTCAGCATTATCAGAAGGCTCTCGCAGAACAAGCCGGGAAGTACACAACCTACAGCGATGTTAAAGAAATTGTAGAAGCCGTTAATCAACAATATCCTGCACCAAGCACCAATGAAGCCACTGCTATTCGTTCCCTGAATAGTGCGCAAAGTGCTTCCTTAATGGAGTCATATATCAAGCGTTATGCATCAGCATTAAATATTGATTTAACTGCATTCAATAATTTAAACGCAGCTTCTAGAATTGAGATTGGCAAAATCATTTTAGAATACAGAGAACAATTGCCACAAGGGGAGTTTACTGGCATTGCTCAAATTCGCAGCTATTACGATCTAGCATACGAAGTTGTATCCTCTGCTCCAACTACACTGAATTTTTCAGATACTGACACAAGAGTAGGACTTATTGGAGGAGACGTAGTTTGGACACCTGGTGTAAATGAGGACAAAGTGAGTTCATATGAAATTATCTGGGGAAGTCAAGGTAGAGAGATTGCTTCCATTAATCGAGTGGATAAGGATGGATCCAACCGATATACGATTGCTGAAGGAACATCGATTCCTGAAGGGGCAACCCAACTGTTAGTCCGTGCCTTACTTCAAGATGGTACAGAAACTGCCCCAATTTATATCACATTAAAAGATACATTGCCAGCTGCGCCTGAACAACCGTCCATCGATAATGATGACGCAAAAAATATATTAATTGGAGCAGATTCAACTATGGAGTTCTCTGTGGATGGAGGAACAAACTGGCATAACTATGATGAAGAGAATCCTCCCATCTTCCCAGGTCGCGTTTTTGTACAGGTACGCGTTCAGGCTGATCCAGTAAATCAAGTGCCTGCAGGTAAAGCAAAGACTGTCTCTTTTGTAGATAATGTTGTGATGTATGCCGGCATAAATGATATAAGTAATACTTTTGATACAAATTACATTTCATCAGCCATGGAATACTCATCAGATAATGGAGAGACGTGGACAACATATGATGAAAACAACCCTCCTCAGTTTCCAGGGGATCTGACCATTCTGCTTCGTGAAAAAGGAGGACAATACCTCCCAGCAGCCCCAGCCAAAAGTTTCACTTTTAAATCTAAAGTGAACATTTTTAAAGGAGGGAATACCCTTTCTGCTTCAACGTCAGCTATTGAGTACTCGAAGAATGGTGAAGAATGGATCAAATTCGTTCCACAACAAGTAGTTACATTTCAACCTGGAGATAGCGTAGACGTTCGGGAAGCTGCATATGGTTCATTCCCTGCAGGAGCTATTGAAACAATCACCTTCGATTAA
- a CDS encoding CPBP family intramembrane glutamic endopeptidase has protein sequence MNIPQSKQNQSFSTRRPVLTVVIIELLLLLAVFAAGAVATVKQLDYTSPVLMSFTPMALVLIIYLTLRRKWREIGFRSIRTIPASHAKYYIPLLLVLGTLALKGFTELAFSKVAFFIFFTLLVAFVEETIYRGLIFKTLLRKSAVAAVVTSSVLFSITHIMNALSGQSMADTILQLIYALLLGAALALLMLKNGNIVPLILFHFIHNLIQFLGNDRQDTGTLAYDIFILVVLVAYCVWLTFNVRTKLSSSESTTQGSSVVR, from the coding sequence ATGAACATCCCGCAATCCAAGCAAAACCAATCCTTTTCCACGCGCAGGCCCGTGCTGACGGTAGTCATTATTGAACTGCTCCTTTTGCTCGCGGTTTTCGCGGCAGGGGCGGTAGCTACCGTGAAGCAACTGGACTACACATCACCAGTATTGATGTCGTTTACTCCAATGGCCCTCGTGCTCATTATTTATCTCACCCTGCGACGCAAATGGAGAGAGATCGGATTTCGCTCCATAAGAACTATCCCGGCAAGTCATGCAAAGTATTATATTCCGCTACTCCTTGTACTGGGTACTCTTGCGCTGAAAGGATTTACAGAGTTAGCCTTCTCCAAGGTCGCCTTTTTTATATTTTTCACCTTGCTTGTCGCCTTTGTGGAGGAAACCATTTATCGTGGACTGATCTTCAAAACGTTGCTTCGTAAGAGTGCGGTTGCGGCAGTTGTCACTTCTAGTGTTTTATTTTCCATCACCCATATCATGAATGCATTATCCGGTCAGAGTATGGCAGACACCATTCTGCAACTAATCTATGCATTGCTGCTTGGAGCGGCGCTCGCGCTGTTAATGTTGAAAAACGGGAATATCGTGCCGCTGATCCTCTTTCATTTCATACATAATTTAATTCAATTTCTTGGGAACGACCGGCAAGACACCGGGACACTTGCCTACGATATCTTCATATTGGTTGTGTTGGTTGCTTATTGCGTATGGTTGACGTTTAACGTTCGAACGAAATTATCTTCTTCAGAGAGTACTACACAGGGGAGTTCAGTGGTTCGTTAA
- a CDS encoding PAS domain-containing methyl-accepting chemotaxis protein has product MFGKRTQMIKQAPAGSLQHLLEYSRKLVKDAEQGIYTSELELINDSQEIVEIAHNINKAVHMLKKQNEAADMRLRMLNQALNIGLWESEIVAGDPLDSNNIVAFSNEFRQMLGFSNTKDFPDAFASWAKSVHPDDRPQLVQEITKNVNTTSEKAAYNVTSRMITKSGEVRWFRCLGQVVRNDQGVPVKLLGIMFDIHDEKSKSDELEALVTRYDLVNRALVEAPWDMTVVAGDVVNPNNEFWWSPQFRRELGFTDEQDFPNVFSSWSSRLHPDDHDRTINEFAKHMNDYSGRTPYDLDYRLQRKNGEYRWYHAGGETVRDSNGVPLRVAGTIRDVTHEKNKEQIVEAMNQKTKLLSESIGEMVRGINSITDQAQELVTAQELSADAAIQVKSSADDTKNITAFIREIASQTNLLGLNAAIEAARAGELGLGFGVVAGEVRKLADHSSQATVNIEDSMQAMKTFIDQILEHIGNMSTLTQNQAALTQQVNASMDEINMMSQDLVNYSRNL; this is encoded by the coding sequence ATGTTTGGTAAACGTACCCAAATGATCAAGCAAGCCCCTGCGGGTTCGCTTCAACACTTATTGGAATACAGTCGTAAACTGGTTAAAGACGCAGAGCAAGGGATATATACCAGTGAGCTGGAATTAATCAATGATTCTCAGGAAATTGTTGAAATTGCACATAATATCAATAAAGCGGTACATATGCTGAAGAAGCAAAATGAAGCAGCGGATATGCGCCTCAGAATGCTAAATCAGGCATTGAATATCGGACTCTGGGAATCCGAGATTGTAGCAGGAGATCCTCTGGATAGCAATAATATCGTTGCTTTTTCCAATGAATTTCGTCAAATGTTAGGCTTTAGCAATACGAAGGATTTTCCCGATGCTTTTGCAAGTTGGGCCAAATCCGTCCATCCTGATGACAGACCCCAGCTGGTTCAGGAGATTACGAAAAACGTTAATACAACTTCTGAGAAGGCCGCATACAATGTAACGAGCCGAATGATAACAAAGAGTGGAGAAGTGCGCTGGTTCCGGTGTCTTGGACAAGTTGTTAGAAATGATCAAGGCGTTCCGGTTAAACTTCTGGGAATCATGTTTGATATTCATGATGAGAAGAGTAAATCCGATGAGTTAGAAGCACTCGTTACCCGTTATGACCTGGTAAATCGCGCATTAGTGGAAGCGCCGTGGGATATGACCGTTGTGGCTGGAGATGTGGTTAACCCGAATAATGAATTTTGGTGGTCACCACAGTTTCGCCGAGAGCTTGGATTTACCGATGAGCAGGATTTCCCGAATGTGTTCAGCAGTTGGAGCAGCCGGCTTCACCCGGACGATCATGACCGCACGATCAATGAATTTGCCAAGCACATGAATGACTACAGTGGACGGACACCTTACGATCTGGATTACCGTCTGCAACGTAAGAACGGGGAATATCGCTGGTATCATGCAGGTGGTGAGACGGTTCGGGACAGTAACGGAGTACCGCTCCGTGTAGCGGGAACCATTCGTGACGTGACACATGAGAAGAACAAGGAACAGATCGTCGAAGCGATGAATCAGAAGACGAAGCTTTTATCCGAATCCATCGGTGAGATGGTACGTGGAATTAACTCGATTACTGATCAGGCTCAGGAACTGGTTACTGCACAAGAGTTATCCGCGGACGCGGCCATTCAGGTAAAGAGCAGTGCAGATGATACCAAAAACATTACAGCGTTTATTCGGGAAATTGCCAGCCAAACGAATTTACTGGGTCTGAATGCTGCGATCGAAGCAGCCAGAGCGGGAGAATTGGGTCTTGGTTTTGGAGTTGTGGCCGGAGAAGTTCGGAAGTTGGCTGACCATAGCTCGCAGGCTACCGTCAATATTGAAGATAGCATGCAGGCAATGAAGACCTTCATTGACCAGATTCTGGAGCACATTGGCAACATGTCCACACTGACACAGAATCAGGCTGCCCTGACACAGCAGGTAAACGCCTCGATGGATGAGATTAATATGATGTCGCAGGATTTGGTGAACTACTCACGAAATTTGTAA
- a CDS encoding phosphatase PAP2 family protein — MKALFLRWGHLLAILCIPLQGSIYVLLGSNTGSDVFYNYAWIDTQIPFIKEFIYPYVSWMPILYLGFLYLGLTNKSLFWRMIITYNVGVIAANIVFAVFPTYVPRPEAIGTGLSSTLVQFIYTNDAPYNCFPSIHCLTSYLLFIIINRHLNFKPMARISWSIWLWLIIASTVFVKQHSLLDVAGGILFGEAAYWAVHVVAVRAGLASKKTKQPLTATNTSSNRLV; from the coding sequence ATGAAAGCATTATTTCTGCGCTGGGGACATTTGCTGGCAATCTTATGTATACCGCTTCAAGGTTCCATTTATGTTTTGTTAGGCAGTAACACCGGAAGTGATGTCTTCTACAATTATGCCTGGATTGATACACAGATTCCTTTTATCAAAGAATTTATTTATCCTTATGTCAGTTGGATGCCGATTCTGTATCTTGGATTTCTCTATTTGGGTCTAACAAACAAATCGCTATTCTGGCGTATGATAATTACCTATAACGTAGGAGTAATCGCAGCCAACATCGTTTTTGCGGTCTTCCCTACTTACGTGCCTCGACCGGAAGCTATCGGAACAGGTTTAAGCAGCACGCTCGTACAGTTTATCTATACCAATGATGCTCCATACAACTGTTTTCCAAGCATCCACTGTCTCACAAGTTATCTGCTCTTCATCATCATCAATCGACACTTAAACTTCAAACCAATGGCGCGGATCTCATGGTCGATATGGTTGTGGCTAATTATTGCTTCGACGGTGTTTGTAAAGCAGCATTCGCTGCTGGATGTAGCTGGCGGCATTCTGTTCGGCGAAGCAGCGTACTGGGCTGTGCATGTAGTTGCAGTTCGCGCTGGACTGGCAAGCAAAAAAACAAAGCAACCACTTACAGCTACAAATACAAGCAGCAACCGCTTAGTATAA